A single window of Roseofilum reptotaenium CS-1145 DNA harbors:
- a CDS encoding dihydroorotate dehydrogenase-like protein — translation MDLTTTYLGLNLRSPIVPSAALPLSEDIDTIKRLEDAGAAAVVLHSLFEEQLLREKFELHHHLEYGTESFAEALSYFPEPDEFHVGPELYLKHIRQAKAAVNIPIIASLNGFSSGGWVEYAKLMQDEGADAIELNVYYVPTDFDMSGAQVEQNYIDTLSEVKKEVTIPIALKLSPFFSNMANMAKRFSEIGADGLVLFNRFLQPDINAEDLEVEVGSVLSSTHDLRLPMRWIAILYGRIDCDLAATSGVQRGHDVIKLLMAGASVTQVCSTLLRHGIHHIQVMEEEINHWMEEHGYESVKQMQGSMSQLHCEDESAYERAQYMRAITSYTPTHSLV, via the coding sequence ATGGATTTAACCACAACCTATTTAGGTCTCAATCTGCGATCGCCGATCGTTCCCAGTGCTGCCCTACCCCTCTCGGAAGATATCGACACCATTAAACGCCTCGAAGATGCCGGTGCTGCTGCCGTTGTCCTCCATTCCCTCTTTGAAGAACAACTCCTGCGAGAAAAATTTGAACTGCACCATCACCTCGAATATGGCACAGAAAGCTTTGCTGAAGCCCTATCCTATTTCCCAGAACCTGACGAGTTTCACGTCGGGCCAGAATTGTACTTAAAGCACATTCGCCAAGCCAAAGCAGCCGTCAATATTCCCATTATTGCCAGTCTCAATGGCTTTTCTTCTGGTGGATGGGTGGAATACGCCAAACTCATGCAAGACGAGGGTGCAGACGCGATCGAGTTAAACGTCTATTATGTCCCCACTGACTTTGACATGAGTGGCGCACAGGTGGAACAAAATTATATCGACACCTTAAGTGAAGTCAAAAAAGAAGTCACCATTCCCATTGCTCTCAAACTTAGCCCCTTTTTCAGCAACATGGCCAATATGGCCAAACGCTTTAGTGAAATCGGAGCAGATGGTTTAGTGCTATTTAACCGCTTCCTCCAACCAGACATTAACGCCGAAGATTTAGAGGTAGAAGTCGGTTCTGTCCTCAGCAGTACCCATGACTTGCGCTTACCCATGCGTTGGATTGCCATTCTTTATGGTCGCATTGATTGCGACCTAGCTGCCACCAGTGGCGTACAACGGGGTCATGATGTGATTAAACTCTTGATGGCTGGCGCATCAGTCACCCAGGTTTGCTCTACCCTGCTCCGTCATGGAATTCACCATATCCAAGTGATGGAAGAAGAAATTAACCATTGGATGGAAGAGCATGGCTATGAGTCCGTGAAGCAAATGCAGGGTTCTATGTCCCAACTCCATTGTGAAGATGAATCTGCCTATGAACGGGCCCAGTATATGCGGGCAATTACGTCTTATACTCCGACCCATAGCTTAGTCTAG
- a CDS encoding P-loop NTPase fold protein, which produces MSDDSLLKIFQKSYQNTDLTPLRESSELEEFWVEYGSNSLEELVQLVEDNGSRDAKIVFSGHRGCGKSTLLAEFGRRISDRYFVTFFSIAETIEMSDINHINILFAIAVNLMLTAEKERVNIPKSVKDEFYKWFAERTETRVETPINAQISVGFALLNLITGRLKTEAYIRNELKRTFERNITELIQKLNEIAASIQKSSQKEIIVIIDDLDKLDLAVVRGTFQEHIKALFLPGFNIIYTIPISSLRDISLSATLRTEADDQIVVMPVSKLIAKEERRKDTPTYQEPAIANLCEMLHKRIPEEILEPDIAKKMVIYSGGVVRELMRLCNQCCRICLRQIRRNPEQEELKVDSVVLGEAIKKLRQDFEITLGKQEYEILKKTYDNFLPDDPKEEAFLDLLHGLDILEYRNDEVWYDVHPIVTDLLQIKGQIDAHS; this is translated from the coding sequence ATGTCTGATGATTCTCTATTAAAGATATTTCAAAAATCTTACCAAAATACAGATTTAACTCCTTTACGTGAATCTTCGGAATTAGAGGAGTTTTGGGTTGAGTATGGGAGCAATTCATTAGAAGAGTTAGTGCAATTAGTAGAGGACAATGGATCGCGGGATGCCAAGATTGTCTTCTCCGGGCATCGGGGTTGTGGTAAATCAACACTGTTAGCAGAATTTGGACGAAGAATTAGCGATCGCTACTTTGTGACATTTTTTTCAATTGCTGAGACAATTGAGATGTCTGACATTAATCATATCAATATCTTATTTGCGATCGCTGTCAATTTAATGCTGACCGCAGAGAAAGAGAGAGTTAATATCCCAAAATCTGTAAAGGACGAATTTTATAAGTGGTTTGCAGAGCGGACGGAAACTAGAGTTGAAACTCCTATAAATGCACAAATTTCCGTAGGATTTGCTTTACTGAATCTAATTACCGGAAGATTAAAAACCGAAGCATACATACGAAATGAACTAAAGCGGACATTTGAACGTAATATTACTGAATTAATTCAAAAGTTAAATGAAATTGCAGCCAGTATTCAAAAATCCAGCCAAAAAGAAATTATAGTAATCATTGATGACTTAGACAAACTAGATCTGGCAGTTGTTAGAGGTACTTTTCAAGAGCATATAAAAGCTTTATTTTTACCAGGATTTAATATTATTTATACCATCCCGATCTCTTCTTTACGGGATATTTCATTATCGGCAACTTTGCGAACAGAGGCTGACGATCAAATTGTTGTGATGCCAGTCTCAAAGCTTATCGCCAAAGAAGAGCGTCGTAAAGACACTCCAACTTATCAAGAACCGGCTATTGCCAATTTGTGTGAAATGTTGCACAAACGTATTCCTGAAGAAATTTTAGAGCCAGATATCGCCAAGAAAATGGTGATTTATAGTGGAGGAGTGGTGCGGGAGTTGATGCGTTTGTGCAACCAATGCTGCCGAATTTGTTTGCGGCAAATTCGACGTAATCCTGAACAAGAGGAATTGAAAGTGGATTCAGTTGTATTAGGTGAAGCCATTAAAAAATTGCGACAAGATTTTGAAATCACTTTAGGTAAACAAGAGTATGAAATTCTCAAAAAAACTTACGATAATTTTCTACCCGACGATCCTAAAGAAGAAGCATTCCTAGATTTACTTCATGGACTGGATATATTAGAATACAGAAATGACGAAGTTTGGTACGATGTCCATCCAATTGTGACCGATTTGTTGCAAATCAAAGGACAGATCGATGCCCATAGCTAA
- a CDS encoding tetratricopeptide repeat protein has protein sequence MPIANSFYWTEKNEEVYDDLIVAVEASDQVLSLLLAVCDDPYFRDEIIERYEAELQPRIHPYRVQLSRKEPSLREAIAQALNEDELYLQSEGRAVITVTGTDALLADRLGAERSEKDIFFGYLQWTREALREYPYPIILWLTNPLLKELSLRAPDFWSWRKDVLRFQSAIILEATIRTSYRIIASLVLVPHNLPRMGAGQFVGRDREMEWLHEQFQSGELMGITVLTGMGGIGKTELALQYAHGFYLKGAYPGGVCWLNARGVDVGMQFLGFASSKLGLNPPEYWHLEERIRYCWRHGKAEGEVLVIFDDVQDYETIRPVLPPAKEQFKVLITTRNQSLGQLFRQLELAGLEEEAALQLLGSLVGRERIYQELEAAKALCVEVGYLPLALELLARHLAHKQDLSLANMQQQLQKEGLEVQALKRAEVGMTAERWVKAAFELSWRELGEEEKELGRLLSLFALAPITWSWIERIYSEVDEKKLEDSRESLERLSLLQPVEEGNYQLHPLIREFFRGKLVESSQVEEMKREIFGVMVEIARTIPQTPTRQQIMEVEPAIPHLVEIAEQLTDDLTDDELPWVLVGLARFYLGQGQYGQAGYWFEQCLDIIEYRLGSADPNVATSLNNLAELYRSQGKYSEAEPLYLKALQMRKELLGSVHPSVAMSLNNLAALYEFQGRYSEAEPLLMDALQIWQETFGSDHSNVAATKSNLANLYRYQGKYEQAEPLYLDALQMHKNLFGSAHPYIAISLNNLGNLYLDQKRLSKAEALYLEALQMYNEMLGSNHLYSAMSKSNLANLYLNQGRNSEAESLYLEALQISREKLGSAHPFVAVILNNLANLYYSQGKYADAQLMYMEALEIFMAKLGEDHPNTRKLKQNYNERYQGGITMSGERTIGIGRDDWETNINTPEITVVGDAAKQGEQININYGQDKELVEATREIQDLLKQLSASHPVSTTMEQMTVVTEVIKVIESNPTLKQRTINAFKVGLMETLKQFPGGAILVGAIEGWIQQNELDNVG, from the coding sequence ATGCCCATAGCTAACTCCTTTTATTGGACTGAGAAAAATGAGGAAGTATATGACGATCTGATAGTGGCAGTAGAAGCCAGCGATCAGGTATTAAGCTTACTGCTTGCAGTCTGTGATGACCCGTATTTTCGAGATGAGATTATTGAACGATATGAGGCAGAACTTCAGCCTAGAATTCACCCTTATCGAGTTCAACTGTCGAGAAAAGAACCGAGTTTACGAGAGGCAATTGCTCAGGCGCTGAATGAAGATGAGCTGTACTTACAGTCAGAGGGTAGAGCGGTAATTACGGTTACGGGAACTGATGCGCTGTTAGCGGATAGATTAGGAGCGGAACGTTCGGAGAAGGACATCTTTTTTGGTTACTTGCAGTGGACGCGGGAAGCCTTACGAGAGTATCCTTACCCGATTATCTTGTGGTTAACCAATCCATTACTTAAAGAACTGAGCCTTAGAGCGCCTGATTTTTGGAGTTGGCGTAAGGATGTATTGAGATTTCAGTCGGCGATCATCTTGGAGGCAACGATTCGTACTAGCTATCGAATTATTGCTAGTCTGGTGTTGGTTCCGCACAATCTGCCTCGGATGGGAGCTGGGCAGTTTGTGGGACGCGATCGGGAAATGGAGTGGTTACACGAGCAGTTCCAGAGTGGAGAACTGATGGGAATTACTGTTTTGACGGGGATGGGGGGAATTGGGAAGACAGAGCTGGCCTTGCAATATGCTCATGGCTTTTACCTTAAGGGAGCTTATCCAGGAGGTGTGTGCTGGTTGAACGCACGTGGTGTAGATGTTGGGATGCAGTTTCTGGGTTTTGCCAGCTCGAAACTAGGCTTGAATCCTCCAGAGTATTGGCATTTGGAAGAGCGGATTCGTTACTGTTGGCGGCACGGGAAAGCTGAAGGTGAGGTGTTGGTAATCTTTGACGATGTACAAGACTATGAGACCATTCGGCCGGTTCTTCCTCCAGCAAAAGAGCAGTTTAAGGTGTTGATTACCACTCGCAACCAATCCTTAGGACAGTTATTTCGACAATTGGAGTTGGCAGGGTTGGAGGAAGAAGCAGCATTACAGTTATTGGGATCGCTTGTAGGACGGGAACGGATTTACCAGGAGTTGGAGGCAGCAAAGGCGTTGTGTGTGGAGGTAGGTTATTTACCCTTGGCGTTAGAGTTGTTGGCTCGTCATTTGGCGCACAAACAGGATTTATCTTTAGCGAACATGCAGCAACAGTTACAAAAAGAGGGGCTAGAAGTGCAAGCTTTAAAACGGGCTGAAGTTGGCATGACTGCCGAGCGATGGGTAAAAGCAGCGTTTGAGTTGAGTTGGCGGGAGTTAGGAGAGGAAGAGAAAGAGTTGGGGCGGTTGCTGAGTTTGTTTGCTCTAGCACCGATAACTTGGTCATGGATAGAAAGGATTTATTCAGAAGTAGATGAGAAAAAGTTAGAGGACTCGAGAGAAAGTCTGGAGAGGTTGAGCTTGCTACAACCCGTAGAAGAAGGGAACTATCAGCTACATCCCTTGATTCGAGAGTTTTTTCGAGGGAAGTTGGTGGAGTCTAGCCAGGTAGAGGAGATGAAGCGAGAGATTTTTGGGGTGATGGTGGAGATAGCAAGGACAATTCCCCAAACACCAACTCGCCAGCAGATTATGGAAGTTGAGCCTGCCATACCTCATCTAGTGGAGATAGCAGAGCAGTTAACTGATGATTTAACTGATGATGAGTTGCCTTGGGTGCTTGTCGGTTTAGCGAGATTTTATCTGGGACAGGGGCAGTATGGCCAAGCAGGGTATTGGTTTGAGCAATGTTTAGATATTATCGAATATCGTCTTGGTTCGGCCGATCCAAATGTGGCTACAAGCCTGAATAACCTAGCAGAACTATATCGTTCCCAAGGGAAATATTCAGAAGCCGAACCTCTCTATTTAAAAGCTTTGCAAATGAGAAAGGAGTTGCTCGGTTCAGTTCATCCGTCTGTTGCTATGAGTCTAAATAACCTGGCAGCACTGTATGAGTTTCAGGGAAGATATTCAGAAGCCGAACCTCTTCTAATGGATGCTTTACAGATATGGCAGGAAACATTTGGCTCAGATCATTCTAATGTGGCTGCAACCAAGAGTAATCTGGCCAATTTGTACCGTTATCAAGGGAAATATGAACAAGCCGAGCCTCTGTATTTAGACGCTTTACAGATGCATAAGAATTTGTTTGGCTCGGCTCATCCCTATATCGCTATTAGTCTGAATAATTTGGGAAACTTGTATTTAGACCAAAAGAGATTATCAAAAGCTGAAGCTCTCTATTTAGAAGCGTTGCAGATGTACAATGAGATGCTTGGCTCGAATCATCTCTATAGTGCTATGAGTAAGAGTAACTTGGCCAATTTGTACTTAAACCAAGGAAGAAACTCGGAGGCTGAATCTCTGTATTTAGAGGCTTTGCAAATATCTAGAGAAAAACTTGGTTCAGCTCATCCATTTGTGGCCGTGATTCTGAATAATCTGGCCAATTTGTACTATTCCCAAGGTAAGTATGCAGATGCTCAACTAATGTATATGGAAGCATTGGAGATTTTCATGGCCAAGCTGGGAGAAGACCATCCCAATACTCGGAAGCTTAAGCAAAACTATAATGAACGTTATCAAGGAGGTATTACTATGAGTGGAGAGCGCACTATTGGTATTGGTCGTGATGACTGGGAAACTAATATTAACACGCCTGAAATCACTGTTGTTGGGGATGCCGCAAAACAGGGGGAGCAGATAAATATAAATTATGGCCAAGATAAGGAGCTGGTGGAGGCTACCAGAGAGATTCAGGATTTGCTCAAACAATTGTCAGCATCGCATCCGGTTTCGACAACAATGGAACAGATGACAGTGGTAACAGAGGTCATTAAAGTAATTGAGAGTAATCCAACATTGAAGCAACGGACTATCAATGCCTTCAAGGTGGGATTGATGGAGACACTAAAGCAGTTTCCTGGAGGTGCAATTCTGGTTGGGGCGATTGAAGGTTGGATACAGCAGAATGAGCTAGATAATGTTGGATAG
- a CDS encoding DUF4033 domain-containing protein: MTVPEPTSYHDNLCDRLFIALFTRKMAAVVGKGSSKTGYEGFVDVSQKIMQGRNSLEQQQLVKKVLNSLIPAPILTIIRTLTSPTQWVCEANAWFATLLFEWLVGPCETKTVEIKNENQTVRQQKSAVQIKKCRYLEQSGCVGMCINMCKLPTQDFFTQQFGIPLTMTPNFEDFSCEMVFGQYPQPLEQEAAFEQSCLKDHCAIASVKPEPCPRVRD, from the coding sequence ATGACTGTGCCTGAACCTACCTCTTACCACGATAATCTGTGCGATCGCCTGTTTATTGCCCTTTTTACCCGCAAAATGGCTGCTGTGGTGGGTAAAGGTAGCTCAAAAACAGGCTATGAAGGCTTTGTTGATGTATCCCAGAAAATCATGCAGGGACGCAATTCCTTAGAACAACAACAATTGGTGAAAAAGGTCTTAAATTCCCTGATTCCTGCTCCCATTTTAACCATTATCCGGACATTGACCTCCCCTACCCAATGGGTGTGTGAAGCCAATGCCTGGTTTGCAACGCTCCTATTTGAATGGTTAGTTGGTCCGTGTGAAACGAAGACGGTAGAAATAAAGAATGAAAATCAAACGGTTCGGCAACAAAAAAGCGCAGTTCAGATTAAAAAGTGCCGCTATTTAGAACAAAGCGGATGTGTGGGAATGTGCATTAATATGTGCAAACTCCCGACTCAAGACTTTTTTACCCAGCAATTTGGCATTCCCTTAACCATGACTCCCAACTTTGAAGATTTCAGTTGTGAAATGGTATTTGGACAATATCCCCAACCTTTAGAACAAGAAGCCGCCTTTGAGCAATCTTGCTTAAAAGATCATTGTGCGATCGCCTCCGTGAAGCCTGAACCCTGTCCTCGCGTGCGCGACTAA
- a CDS encoding aldehyde dehydrogenase yields MNGEQLIAQQREFFRSGQTRELKFRKSQLKKLRSVIEENKSKILAGLKEDLNKPKLEGYYEFSPIAEIDYALKHLNQWVKPKRTFTPFVMWPSVGEIYPEPLGVVLIISAWNYPFNLAIAPLVGAIAAGNCAVVKPSEIAPKTSNILAEIITENFDPNSIAVLEGNAEVSQELLAQKFDHILFTGSARVGKIVMEAAAKYLTPVTLELGGKNPCIVDRDCDLTCTARRIIWGKFFNAGQICIAPDYVLVNRKVKADLIQAMLTEVKAFYGENPEESPDYARIVNDKQFNYLQRLLQEGNILCGGKTNPKTRYIAPTLIDGITWDSLVMQEEIFGPILPILDYGEIEEAIAEINQRPKPLALYLFSKRSRVQRQVLQQVSSGTVALNDTVLQFNIPQLPFGGVGQSGMGRYHGLASFQTFSHYKSVLRRWFWLDLNLRYPPYGNKLQLLKRLLRY; encoded by the coding sequence ATGAACGGCGAACAATTAATTGCTCAACAGAGAGAATTTTTCCGGTCTGGACAAACCAGAGAGTTGAAATTTAGAAAATCTCAGCTTAAAAAGCTAAGGTCGGTAATTGAGGAAAATAAATCCAAAATCTTGGCTGGATTGAAGGAGGATTTAAATAAACCTAAATTAGAGGGTTATTATGAATTTAGCCCGATCGCCGAAATTGATTATGCCTTAAAGCACTTAAACCAATGGGTAAAACCGAAACGCACCTTCACTCCCTTCGTGATGTGGCCTTCTGTCGGAGAAATTTATCCGGAACCCTTGGGCGTAGTGCTGATTATCTCTGCTTGGAATTATCCGTTTAATTTAGCGATAGCGCCCCTTGTGGGAGCAATAGCAGCGGGAAATTGTGCTGTAGTTAAGCCTTCGGAAATTGCTCCCAAGACTTCCAACATTTTAGCAGAAATTATTACTGAAAATTTCGATCCCAACTCTATTGCTGTACTCGAAGGAAACGCCGAAGTTAGTCAAGAACTCTTAGCCCAGAAGTTCGATCATATTTTATTTACGGGTAGTGCCAGAGTGGGGAAAATAGTCATGGAAGCGGCGGCGAAATACTTAACGCCCGTGACGTTAGAGTTGGGAGGAAAAAACCCCTGTATTGTCGATCGAGATTGTGATTTGACTTGTACTGCTAGGCGAATTATTTGGGGTAAATTTTTCAATGCAGGGCAAATTTGTATTGCTCCAGATTATGTGCTGGTGAATCGAAAGGTGAAAGCAGATCTGATTCAAGCGATGCTGACTGAAGTTAAAGCTTTCTATGGTGAAAACCCGGAAGAAAGTCCAGATTATGCCCGCATTGTGAATGACAAACAGTTTAACTATCTCCAGAGATTACTGCAAGAAGGGAATATTCTGTGTGGGGGGAAAACGAATCCCAAAACTCGCTATATTGCTCCCACTTTAATTGATGGAATAACCTGGGATTCCTTGGTAATGCAAGAGGAGATTTTTGGGCCCATTTTACCGATTTTAGACTATGGTGAGATTGAGGAGGCGATCGCCGAAATCAATCAACGTCCCAAACCCCTCGCTCTCTATCTCTTCTCCAAACGCTCCCGAGTTCAGCGCCAAGTGCTACAACAGGTTTCATCGGGAACTGTCGCTCTCAACGATACAGTTTTACAGTTCAACATTCCCCAACTGCCGTTCGGAGGAGTTGGACAAAGTGGCATGGGCCGCTATCATGGATTGGCCAGCTTTCAAACCTTTAGCCATTACAAAAGTGTCTTAAGACGCTGGTTTTGGCTGGATCTCAACTTGCGATATCCCCCCTATGGCAACAAGCTCCAACTGTTGAAAAGACTCCTGAGATATTAA
- a CDS encoding mechanosensitive ion channel family protein: MTRPLGNWLFALPVLLIFFVLATHNEQIIAAEVRGVDSIDAGGTRIGVRFETKPGVYRYVIREYLRRVKKAFDRQGLELGMPQQGMTYRRELESKDAMDSSILWKSQNDLECEGG, from the coding sequence TTGACGCGTCCCTTGGGAAATTGGCTCTTTGCTTTACCGGTCTTATTGATCTTTTTTGTTCTCGCTACCCATAACGAGCAAATTATTGCAGCGGAAGTGCGCGGTGTGGATTCCATCGATGCCGGAGGAACTCGAATAGGAGTGCGCTTTGAAACCAAACCGGGAGTCTATCGCTATGTAATTCGAGAATATCTTCGTCGAGTCAAAAAAGCCTTTGATCGGCAGGGTTTAGAATTGGGGATGCCGCAACAAGGAATGACCTATCGCCGAGAATTAGAGAGCAAGGATGCTATGGATTCTTCTATTTTATGGAAATCGCAAAATGATCTAGAATGTGAAGGAGGATAA
- a CDS encoding AAA-like domain-containing protein has product MNNTFTKMYEYQFGGSLPLNSPTYVVRQADADLFRGVLAGEFCYVLNSRQMGKSSLRVRTIELLRNRGIVCGVVDLTAIFSCNITTEEWYAAFAYSVLSSFNLVDKVNLLRWWRDRLSFPPVERLRLLLTEVILCHIPHNIVIFVDEIDSVLGLKFPIDEFFGLIRSCYQNRKQNPDYHRLTWVLLGVASPSELTFQPEISPFDMGLEIQLTGFQFQDCLGLAEGLVMKARDPKTVLKSILDWTGGKPFLTQKLCHLVANGDDFISLNQEWKTVHQLVYRKILHNWEAQDEPEHLRSIRDRLLESPNRKSLLELYWQILKQGEIPSEENPQQTELRLSGLAIKLPFGHHYARPILRVYNQIYADTFNFRWLESCLGYSPDKSVKSLTKKCLSDEQTLYDHLLYWVQEEPPAVMIQRVHKLLIEVIGYPDIEISAVIRRLVIQVPEQHQFNKILNRCFYILINHWQMRAASKIAIVGLIALFNKQRETQYSYSSPLPRYVDQLKKMVDQFCKSHEYKMINKLFVEPIIHATVKEFEETEDYQFLRILIENKSDSKSKISPILTSPLKTQIHRYPYLYRYSFVSSSSSREHQQLLQEIQAERQWEFELSLSQYAKYLIKKTSGLASQKPFANPTLLSDHDLYLAIKQFTGKVEGNSSYKDLARAFLEHTEQVESYQEFKDDFYQYIITAIDADFRSQQFDFKLRRQLKSLLPEQDNEGFNSLLLNQTCERLLKFLIESPNDPSHYIFINLIASLGELKTSALLLKIVLISGQSQSDLGRQLFQWFNYYESKPLDQIQWFVNFLENINIALVINNETLDVPSIQNYLK; this is encoded by the coding sequence ATGAATAACACATTTACAAAAATGTATGAATATCAATTTGGTGGTAGCTTACCCCTGAATTCTCCAACTTATGTGGTTCGTCAAGCCGATGCTGATTTATTTCGCGGGGTTCTAGCCGGAGAATTTTGCTATGTTCTCAACTCCCGGCAAATGGGAAAATCCTCTTTACGAGTCCGCACCATTGAGCTACTCAGAAACCGGGGAATTGTTTGTGGGGTAGTCGATTTAACTGCTATTTTTAGTTGCAATATCACCACGGAAGAATGGTATGCTGCCTTTGCTTATTCCGTGTTAAGTAGCTTTAATTTAGTCGATAAAGTAAATTTACTCAGATGGTGGCGCGATCGCCTCTCTTTTCCTCCTGTCGAGCGGCTGCGTCTATTGTTAACTGAAGTCATTTTATGTCATATCCCCCATAATATCGTCATTTTTGTCGATGAAATTGATAGTGTTTTGGGCTTAAAATTCCCAATTGATGAATTCTTTGGCTTAATTCGATCTTGCTATCAAAATCGAAAACAAAATCCAGACTATCACCGCCTAACTTGGGTTTTGCTGGGTGTTGCCAGTCCATCAGAACTCACTTTTCAACCTGAAATCAGTCCTTTTGATATGGGTCTAGAAATTCAGCTCACTGGATTTCAATTTCAAGATTGTTTAGGGTTGGCAGAAGGGTTGGTTATGAAAGCAAGAGACCCGAAAACGGTTCTCAAATCCATTTTAGATTGGACAGGAGGTAAGCCATTTTTAACTCAAAAATTATGCCATTTAGTCGCCAATGGGGATGACTTTATTTCTCTCAATCAAGAATGGAAAACAGTGCATCAGTTGGTGTATAGAAAAATTCTTCACAATTGGGAAGCTCAAGATGAACCAGAACACCTCAGATCTATTCGCGATCGTCTCCTTGAAAGTCCTAATCGAAAGTCTTTATTAGAGCTATATTGGCAAATTTTAAAACAAGGTGAAATTCCATCAGAAGAGAATCCACAGCAAACTGAACTACGGTTGAGTGGTTTAGCGATAAAATTACCATTTGGTCATCACTATGCCCGTCCTATCCTCAGAGTTTATAACCAAATTTATGCCGATACTTTTAACTTTAGATGGCTGGAGAGTTGTCTAGGCTATAGTCCGGATAAATCCGTTAAATCATTGACCAAGAAATGTTTGTCAGATGAACAAACTCTTTACGATCATCTTCTGTATTGGGTACAGGAAGAACCTCCGGCTGTGATGATTCAAAGAGTTCATAAATTGTTGATTGAAGTTATTGGATATCCAGATATTGAAATCAGTGCGGTTATTCGACGGCTAGTTATTCAAGTTCCTGAACAACATCAGTTTAACAAAATCTTGAATCGCTGTTTTTATATTTTAATCAATCACTGGCAAATGCGCGCTGCATCAAAAATTGCCATTGTTGGATTAATTGCCCTGTTCAATAAGCAAAGAGAAACTCAATATTCTTATTCTTCTCCTTTGCCTAGATATGTTGACCAACTCAAAAAGATGGTCGATCAGTTTTGCAAAAGTCATGAATACAAAATGATCAACAAGCTTTTTGTTGAGCCGATCATTCATGCAACTGTTAAAGAGTTTGAGGAAACTGAAGATTATCAATTTCTGCGTATTTTAATTGAAAACAAATCAGATTCCAAATCAAAAATATCGCCCATTTTAACTTCTCCACTCAAAACCCAAATTCATCGATATCCTTATCTCTATCGCTATTCTTTCGTGTCTTCTAGTAGCTCAAGAGAACACCAACAACTGTTGCAAGAAATTCAAGCAGAACGGCAATGGGAATTTGAACTTAGTCTATCCCAATATGCCAAATATTTAATCAAAAAAACATCAGGTTTAGCCAGTCAAAAACCTTTTGCTAATCCTACTCTACTCAGTGACCATGATTTATATTTAGCGATTAAACAGTTTACAGGAAAAGTGGAAGGGAATTCTAGTTATAAAGATTTAGCGAGAGCCTTCCTGGAACACACAGAACAAGTTGAATCTTATCAAGAATTTAAGGATGATTTTTATCAGTATATCATTACCGCAATTGATGCTGATTTTCGGTCTCAGCAGTTTGATTTTAAGTTAAGAAGACAACTCAAAAGCTTGTTACCTGAACAAGACAATGAAGGCTTTAATTCACTCTTACTCAATCAAACTTGCGAGAGATTATTGAAGTTTTTGATTGAGAGTCCCAACGATCCAAGTCACTATATTTTTATTAATTTAATTGCGAGCTTAGGGGAACTCAAGACTAGCGCTTTGTTGCTGAAAATTGTTTTAATTTCTGGACAAAGCCAATCTGATTTGGGACGACAATTGTTTCAGTGGTTCAATTATTATGAGTCTAAGCCTCTGGATCAAATTCAATGGTTTGTTAATTTCCTGGAAAATATCAATATCGCGTTGGTGATTAATAATGAAACCCTCGATGTCCCCTCTATTCAAAACTATCTCAAATAG